One genomic region from Cryptococcus deuterogattii R265 chromosome 7, complete sequence encodes:
- a CDS encoding JmjC domain-containing histone demethylation protein 1: MSEEIGQREAADSQDTAVKTPPEPCPLCRETGPPQPPSITEEGNTNDDIDLVWIACNKCNEWYHSACLFLGGEKWKETIPKEIISTVQTNFGDEGAWTNWVEWIGKWYCAPCLARATSPSNPRPPRHPLVATMKRASIQPKDIDQAGKPLKRSATISAQLRSNIKRPRTSTKDQEAASPDIEMKNEREQQGRSIVGTPGSDAPQGRPKRKTAQIDYRNLNNSIATPTHQWLELIADPEKYGRTILDANYPSLPGKLLTRAWLESQSLPGQPSSISPNQPPTRFWGPNREPLIVRPEDGGFSSLGGHLPPKDLTVQDVANLVGPDRMVDVIDVSSQHSSPWTLQKWAEYIQSSAGNTNTRNPKVYNIISLEISGTELAKKVKPPKIVREIDWVDNFWRFSGGVGGKDVKEKGRENDSREGSEMEKGGSHLPEGDTAAGDFGENLEDLKEKANAPYPKVQLYCLMGMKGAWTDWHVDFAASSVYYTIHSGAKVFFFIKPTEQNLKAYAEWSGSYEKQQDTWLGDMVDEVRKVELHAGDTMIIPTGYIHAVYTPMDSIVFGGNFLHSYNVDTQLRLRQIEIDTKVPQRFRFPMFDRLCWYVADKYCSDLRHLRAYRPRASTIPKPPHFRVLQCLSYLANFLVSQTEILDDPEAEDKARKLVHDRIPGDIVKDPEGLARELKWRVERELAALGLLGGEASGVGAEEPKSNGDVNGSGKIKGKDVHRKKDRLSKVFDKKAASRTWDFHPLAWSESRQSPQIETTIVQLPRPTISSSGAISGSGHGASAGASADAGENGSEQAELTTMLVKQNRKRLRKLDDDTVIEESQETTFVEKRTVWGPKFDKEKISQPHGKQEENMDVDH, encoded by the exons ATGAGCGAGGAAATAGGACAAAGAGAAGCAGCTGATTCTCAAGATACTGCCGTGAAGACACCTCCGGAGCCTTGCCCATTATGTCGAGAAACTGGTCCTCCTCAACCCCCTTCTATCACAGAAGAGGGCAATACAAACGATGATATTGACCTTGTATGGATCGCGTGTAACAAATGCAATGAGTGGTATCACTCGGCTTGTTTGTTCCTTGGCGGtgagaagtggaaagagacGATACCCAAAGAGATTATTTCGACAGTCCAGACGAACTTCGGTGACGAAGGGGCCTGGACGAATTGGGTTGAGTGGATAGGAAAGTG GTATTGTGCTCCTTGTTTAGCTCGCGCAACTTCACCCTCGAACCCTCGTCCCCCTCGGCATCCCCTAGTTGCCACCATGAAGCGAGCATCAATTCAACCAAAAGACATCGATCAAGCTGGAAAGCCTCTCAAAAGGTCTGCAACTATCTCAGCTCAACTGAGGTCCAATATCAAGCGACCTCGCACTAGTACAAAAGATCAGGAAGCAGCGTCGCCTGATATTGAGATGAAGAACGAGAGAGAGCAACAAGGGAGGAGTATCGTAGGGACACCTGGTTCAGATGCTCCTCAAGGCCGACCGAAAAGAAAGACTGCCCAGATTGATTATCGCAACCTGAACAACTCGATCGCTACGCCTACTCATCAGTGGTTGGAGTTGATTGCGGATCCTGAGAAGTATGGGCGGACAATATTGGACG CCAAttacccttctcttcctggAAAACTTTTGACGCGTGCTTGGCTTGAGTCGCAATCTTTACCGGGGCAACCTTCTTCTATCTCGCCTAATCAACCACCAACTCGATTCTGGGGCCCCAATAGGGAGCCGCTCATTGTCAGACCGGAAGATGGCGGGTTCTCAAGTCTGGGAGGGCATTTACCGCCAAAAGACTTGACCGTTCAGGATGTAGCTAATCTGGTCGGTCCAGATCGAATGGTAGATGTGATTG ACGTCTCTTCTCAGCACTCTTCACCATGGACCCTTCAAAAGTGGGCCGAGTACATTCAGTCATCTGCCGGAAACACAAACACCCGCAACCCCAAGGTCTacaacatcatctccctcgAAATATCTGGTACAGAATTAGCTAAAAAGGTGAAGCCGCCCAAAATCGTCAGAGAGATTGACTGGGTGGATAATTTTTGGAGGTTCAGTGGGGGAGTCGGAGGAAAGGATgtgaaggaaaaggggagggagaatgatagtagagaaggaagcgaaATGGAAAAGGGCGGCAGCCATTTACCCGAAGGGGATACTGCAGCGGGTGACTTTGGAGAAAACCTTGAAGATCTGAAAGAGAAAGCAAACGCGCCTTATCCCAAAGTTCAACTTTATTGCCTC ATGGGTATGAAGGGCGCGTGGACA GACTGGCACGTCGATTTTGCCGCAAGCTCTGTATATTACACGATCCATTCAGGCGCAAAG gtcttctttttcatcaaaCCTACTGAACAAAACCTCAAAGCCTATGCCGAAT GGTCAGGTTCCTACGAGAAACAGCAAGATACATGGCTAGGCGACATGGTTGATGAAGTACGAAAGGTCGAATTACACGCTGGTGATACGAT GATAATACCAACAGGTTACATTCACGCCGTTTATACACCCATGGATTCTATCGTCTTTGGGGGTAACTTCCTGCATTCATATAACGTTGATACTC AACTGCGACTACGTCAAATTGAGATCGATACTAAAGTCCCTCAGAGATTCCGTTTTCCTATGTTTGACCG ATTGTGCTGGTATGTTGCGGACAAATATTGTAGCgatcttcgtcatcttcgtGCCTACCGCCCTCGAGCATCCACAATTCCGAAACCACCACATTTCCGTGTCCTGCAATGTCTCTCCTATCTTGCGAACTTTCTCGTCTCCCAAACGGAAATTCTTGATGATCCCGAGGCGGAAGATAAAGCTCGGAAACTGGTACACGATAGGATACCGGGGGATATCGTCAAAGATCCCGAAGGGTTAGCAAGGGAGTTGAAAtggagggtggaaagggaGTTGGCAGCGTTGGGTTTGTTAGGGGGCGAGGCGTCCGGTGTCGGAGCGGAAGAGCCCAAGTCTAATGGGGACGTGAATGGGAGCGGTAAGATCAAGGGGAAGGATGTCcacaggaagaaggatcggTTGAGTAAAGTGTTTGATAAGAAGGCAGCATCTCGGACGTGGGATTTCCACCCTCT AGCATGGTCGGAAAGCAGACAATCCCCGCAAATAGAAACAACAATCGTCCAGTTACCACGTCCCActatatcttcttctggagCTATTTCAGGTTCTGGTCATGGTGCTAGCGCGGGTGCGAGTGCGGATGCGGGTGAAAACGGAAGCGAACAAGCAGAATTGACGACAATGCTCGTGAAGCAGAATCGTAAACGCTTGCGAAAACTGGACGATGATACGGTTATTGAAGAGAGTCAAGAAACCACCTttgtggagaagaggacggtTTGGGGACCGAAGTTCgacaaagagaagatatCCCAACCGCACGggaaacaagaagagaatatGGATGTTGACCATTGA